The Cellulomonas fulva genome includes a window with the following:
- a CDS encoding esterase/lipase family protein: MGYPGDGRLPVVYVRGYAGGPSGIDSAVDDPFYGFNEGSVQVRVDGTDRPTFHQFESPLLRLMIDHGYELLVRGDQEAYLRGQEAGSVPAASIWVHRFYDEFAPHLTRDPNAFSIERASQSLFELVQLVRRQTGAPRVFLVAHSMGGLVVRGMLQRVVPDDERVGGSLDAATAFVDRAFTYATPHGGIEFAVGFGLLEKVRDTLGVQGADIFGPRRMREYLVPTRVALPGGADAFDATDLPDGGFPRERFFCLVGTNASDYAVALGLPARAVGPRSDGLVQIDNAYLRGTPRAFVHRSHSGRFGIVNSEEGYQNLRRFLFGDLEVRADLTDLRLPGTPDDETAWQLETRMSIRGLPVVLHEQSADHLCPVQIERPVREDDVATPVPLVRTYLSSSATRPEDPRTGGTVETMRHVLRLRLLSLRSKGGLLSFLDHLEQAEDWADVLVVDIQLPADGPPRTWARWGSQLPGALRDWAPDPERDAPLADEDDAAGAWRVRIPVPENARALLGADAAVTIAVSARATLDRA, from the coding sequence ATGGGCTACCCCGGGGACGGGCGGCTGCCCGTGGTCTACGTGCGCGGCTACGCGGGCGGGCCGTCGGGCATCGACAGCGCGGTCGACGACCCGTTCTACGGCTTCAACGAGGGGTCCGTGCAGGTCCGCGTCGACGGCACGGACCGCCCCACGTTCCACCAGTTCGAGAGCCCGCTCCTGCGGCTGATGATCGACCACGGGTACGAGCTCCTGGTGCGCGGGGACCAGGAGGCCTACCTGCGCGGCCAGGAGGCCGGCTCCGTCCCCGCGGCGTCGATCTGGGTGCACCGCTTCTACGACGAGTTCGCGCCGCACCTGACCCGCGACCCGAACGCGTTCTCGATCGAGCGCGCGTCGCAGAGCCTGTTCGAGCTCGTCCAGCTCGTGCGCCGCCAGACCGGCGCGCCCCGGGTCTTCCTCGTCGCGCACTCGATGGGCGGGCTCGTCGTGCGCGGCATGCTGCAGCGCGTCGTGCCGGACGACGAGCGCGTGGGCGGCAGCCTCGACGCGGCGACCGCGTTCGTCGACCGCGCCTTCACCTACGCCACCCCGCACGGCGGGATCGAGTTCGCCGTCGGCTTCGGGCTGCTCGAGAAGGTCCGGGACACGCTCGGGGTGCAGGGAGCGGACATCTTCGGTCCCCGGCGGATGCGTGAGTACCTGGTGCCGACGCGCGTCGCGCTGCCGGGAGGCGCCGACGCGTTCGACGCGACGGACCTGCCCGACGGCGGCTTCCCGCGCGAGCGGTTCTTCTGCCTCGTGGGGACGAACGCGTCGGACTACGCCGTGGCGCTGGGGCTGCCCGCACGGGCCGTCGGGCCGCGCAGCGACGGGCTGGTGCAGATCGACAACGCCTACCTGCGCGGGACGCCACGCGCCTTCGTGCACCGCAGCCACTCGGGCCGGTTCGGCATCGTGAACTCCGAGGAGGGGTACCAGAACCTGCGGCGGTTCCTGTTCGGGGACCTCGAGGTGCGCGCCGACCTCACGGACCTGCGCCTTCCCGGCACGCCGGACGACGAGACCGCGTGGCAGCTCGAGACGCGGATGTCGATCCGCGGCCTGCCCGTGGTCCTGCACGAGCAGAGCGCCGACCACCTGTGCCCGGTGCAGATCGAGCGACCGGTGCGCGAGGACGACGTCGCCACCCCCGTCCCGCTCGTGCGCACGTACCTCTCGTCGTCCGCGACGCGTCCCGAGGACCCGCGCACCGGCGGCACGGTCGAGACGATGCGCCACGTGCTGCGGCTGCGCCTGCTCTCCCTGCGCAGCAAGGGCGGCCTGCTGTCCTTCCTCGACCACCTCGAGCAGGCCGAGGACTGGGCGGACGTGCTCGTCGTCGACATCCAGCTCCCGGCCGACGGGCCGCCGCGGACCTGGGCCCGGTGGGGCTCGCAGCTCCCGGGCGCGCTGCGGGACTGGGCGCCGGACCCCGAGCGGGACGCGCCGCTGGCCGACGAGGACGACGCGGCCGGCGCGTGGCGGGTGCGGATCCCGGTACCCGAGAACGCGCGTGCGCTGCTGGGTGCCGACGCGGCGGTGACCATCGCGGTCTCCGCGCGGGCCACGCTCGACCGCGCCTGA
- a CDS encoding universal stress protein: MRIDGPVVVAVDGAPGSERTLRWGVAAALRRGARLVVAHVAVPPVAWSWGGAPAVPPDDEGVLAELRAVCGQIARAHPGLHVQGVLLHGPTVPALTSYAADAQLLVAGTRDGRRAGRGVGRALSWRARCPVALVRARAAGDDEPAADLRPGPVVVGVDGTAASWLAAGLAAREALRDGRALHVLHAWRPGSDDAARQAAAELASDLAVTYPALVVRALLVEADPVDALVEQSRTAGLVVVGARRWWVTRGGVVGRRVAHRAGCPVLVVRDGLG; this comes from the coding sequence GTGCGGATCGACGGTCCCGTGGTGGTCGCGGTCGACGGGGCGCCCGGCAGCGAGCGGACGCTGCGGTGGGGCGTCGCGGCCGCGCTGCGGCGCGGTGCGCGGCTCGTCGTCGCGCACGTCGCGGTGCCGCCGGTCGCGTGGTCGTGGGGCGGCGCGCCCGCGGTGCCGCCCGACGACGAGGGCGTGCTGGCCGAGCTGCGCGCGGTCTGCGGACAGATCGCGCGCGCCCATCCCGGGCTGCACGTCCAGGGCGTGCTGCTGCACGGTCCGACGGTGCCGGCGCTCACCTCCTACGCCGCCGACGCGCAGCTGCTCGTCGCCGGGACGCGGGACGGGCGCCGCGCCGGCCGCGGCGTCGGGCGCGCGCTTTCCTGGCGTGCCCGCTGCCCCGTCGCGCTCGTCCGCGCGCGGGCAGCCGGCGACGACGAGCCGGCGGCCGACCTCCGCCCGGGCCCGGTCGTCGTCGGGGTCGACGGCACAGCCGCGTCGTGGCTCGCGGCGGGACTCGCCGCGCGCGAGGCGCTGCGCGACGGCCGCGCGCTGCACGTGCTGCACGCGTGGCGCCCGGGGTCGGACGACGCGGCGCGCCAGGCGGCGGCCGAGCTCGCCTCGGACCTCGCCGTCACGTACCCGGCGCTCGTCGTCCGCGCGCTGCTGGTCGAGGCCGACCCGGTCGACGCGCTGGTCGAGCAGTCCCGCACCGCCGGACTCGTCGTCGTGGGTGCTCGGCGGTGGTGGGTGACGCGCGGAGGCGTGGTCGGCCGCCGGGTGGCGCACCGCGCGGGGTGCCCCGTGCTCGTCGTGCGCGACGGCCTCGGCTGA
- a CDS encoding YbaK/EbsC family protein: MTTPSPPLPARSVVVARALADAGVRGEVVELPDSARTAAEAAAALGCLVDQIANSLVFWADGRPLLVMTSGRHRVDTVALARRLGRASIDRATPEQVRAATGQAIGGVAPVGHPAPLETVVDESLAEHGQIWAAGGTPHTVFPTTFDELVRVTGGAVHTVTS, translated from the coding sequence GTGACCACACCGTCGCCCCCGCTGCCCGCCCGTTCGGTCGTCGTGGCCCGTGCGCTCGCCGACGCCGGGGTGCGCGGCGAGGTCGTCGAGCTGCCTGACTCCGCCCGGACGGCCGCCGAGGCCGCGGCGGCGCTCGGCTGCCTGGTCGACCAGATCGCGAACAGCCTCGTGTTCTGGGCCGACGGGCGGCCCCTGCTCGTCATGACCAGCGGGCGCCACCGGGTCGACACGGTGGCGTTGGCGCGCCGGCTGGGCCGGGCGTCGATCGACCGCGCGACGCCGGAGCAGGTCCGCGCGGCCACCGGCCAGGCGATCGGCGGGGTCGCGCCCGTGGGCCACCCGGCGCCGCTCGAGACCGTCGTCGATGAGTCGCTCGCGGAGCACGGGCAGATCTGGGCGGCCGGCGGGACGCCCCACACCGTGTTCCCTACGACGTTCGACGAGCTCGTCCGGGTCACCGGCGGGGCGGTGCACACGGTCACGAGCTGA
- a CDS encoding pirin family protein, which yields MTNLETQPAPEVCARHGRTGPRLDLHEAREVPLGGIRGMQVRRTLPQRSLPTVGAWCFLDEIGPQDVDMRVLPHPHTGLQTVTWPLVGEIRHRDSVGSDVVVRPGQLNLMTAGAGIAHSELSVDGPGRLHAVQLWVALPDGAADGPAAFQQVTDLPVWRAPGVAATVMVGELGGLRSPARVHTPLLGADVTVAAGSAARLPLDPDHEHAVLVLAGRLVVEGREVAPGPLLYLGDGRETLDVAGDEPARFLLLGGEPFAEDLVMWWNFVGRDHAAVAAARAEWESAGRDARFGHVRGHDDERIPAPDLPNVRLQPRRRATTGAEPSAG from the coding sequence ATGACGAACCTGGAGACGCAGCCGGCGCCCGAGGTCTGCGCACGGCACGGCCGCACCGGCCCCCGGCTGGACCTCCACGAGGCGCGCGAGGTCCCGCTCGGCGGAATCCGCGGGATGCAGGTCCGCCGCACGCTCCCCCAGCGCTCGCTGCCGACGGTCGGCGCCTGGTGCTTCCTCGACGAGATCGGCCCGCAGGACGTGGACATGCGCGTGCTGCCGCACCCGCACACCGGCCTGCAGACGGTGACGTGGCCGCTCGTGGGCGAGATCCGGCACCGGGACAGCGTCGGCTCCGACGTCGTGGTCCGGCCCGGGCAGCTCAACCTCATGACCGCGGGCGCGGGGATCGCGCACTCCGAGCTCTCGGTGGACGGGCCGGGTCGCCTGCACGCGGTGCAGCTCTGGGTGGCGCTGCCCGACGGCGCGGCCGACGGACCGGCCGCCTTCCAGCAGGTCACCGACCTCCCCGTGTGGCGTGCGCCCGGCGTCGCGGCGACCGTGATGGTCGGTGAGCTGGGCGGGCTGCGGTCGCCCGCGCGCGTCCACACCCCGCTGCTCGGTGCCGACGTGACGGTGGCGGCGGGCTCCGCCGCGCGCCTCCCGCTCGACCCGGACCACGAGCACGCCGTGCTGGTGCTGGCCGGTCGCCTCGTGGTCGAGGGCCGCGAGGTGGCCCCGGGCCCGCTCCTGTACCTCGGCGACGGGCGAGAGACCCTCGACGTGGCCGGCGACGAGCCGGCGCGCTTCCTGCTGCTCGGCGGTGAGCCGTTCGCCGAGGACCTCGTGATGTGGTGGAACTTCGTGGGGCGCGACCACGCCGCGGTCGCGGCCGCGCGCGCCGAGTGGGAGTCCGCCGGGCGCGACGCCCGGTTCGGGCACGTCCGCGGGCACGACGACGAGCGGATCCCCGCGCCCGACCTGCCGAACGTCCGCCTGCAGCCTCGGCGCCGCGCGACGACCGGCGCGGAGCCGTCCGCCGGCTGA
- a CDS encoding RNA polymerase sigma factor encodes MDEPFEHVVRRHGATVLRVCRSVVGHHDAQDAWAETFLAALRAWPALDAGANVEAWLVTIARRKALDTVRGSARRAVPVDVLPEAGERVDEADGVADGLDLWAALGALPERQRRAVALHHLGGLPYPEVAEVLGGTPAAARRAGADGIATLRRTYARWDDEGEPR; translated from the coding sequence GTGGACGAGCCCTTCGAGCACGTCGTGCGCCGGCACGGCGCGACCGTGCTCCGCGTGTGCCGCTCGGTCGTCGGCCACCACGACGCGCAGGACGCGTGGGCGGAGACGTTCCTCGCGGCGCTGCGCGCGTGGCCGGCGCTCGACGCCGGCGCCAACGTCGAGGCGTGGCTCGTCACGATCGCCCGCCGGAAGGCGCTCGACACGGTGCGCGGGTCCGCGCGACGTGCGGTCCCGGTCGACGTGCTGCCCGAGGCGGGCGAGCGGGTCGACGAGGCCGACGGGGTCGCCGACGGCCTCGACCTGTGGGCGGCGCTCGGCGCGCTCCCCGAGCGGCAGCGCCGCGCCGTGGCGCTGCACCACCTCGGCGGGCTGCCCTACCCGGAGGTCGCCGAGGTGCTGGGCGGCACGCCCGCGGCCGCGCGGCGGGCGGGCGCGGACGGGATCGCGACGCTGCGGCGCACCTACGCACGCTGGGACGACGAGGGAGAGCCACGATGA
- a CDS encoding methylated-DNA--[protein]-cysteine S-methyltransferase, whose product MNEQQHAGSGTVVDDGELAALHARLVRDARDAGLLDVAYRVWEGPVGPLLLAATPAGLVRVAFAVQDHDAVLTSLATRISPRVLAAPGRLDAVARQLDEYFAGRRRQFDVPVDLRLLDGFRRTVVERLGEIGYGRTASYAQVAAASGSPRAVRAVGTACALNPVPVVLPCHRVVRSDGSPGRYAGGAEAKLLLLDLERRA is encoded by the coding sequence ATGAACGAGCAGCAGCACGCAGGGTCGGGCACCGTCGTCGACGACGGCGAGCTCGCCGCGCTGCACGCGCGGCTCGTGCGGGACGCCCGGGACGCCGGCCTGCTGGACGTCGCGTACCGGGTCTGGGAGGGGCCGGTCGGGCCGCTCCTGCTCGCGGCGACGCCGGCGGGCCTGGTGCGTGTGGCCTTCGCGGTCCAGGACCACGACGCGGTGCTGACCTCGCTCGCGACGCGCATCAGCCCGCGGGTGCTCGCGGCGCCCGGCCGCCTCGACGCCGTCGCGCGGCAGCTCGACGAGTACTTCGCCGGGCGGCGGCGGCAGTTCGACGTCCCGGTCGACCTGCGTCTTCTGGACGGGTTCCGCCGCACGGTCGTCGAGCGCCTCGGCGAGATCGGGTACGGCCGCACCGCGTCCTACGCCCAGGTGGCCGCGGCGTCGGGCAGCCCGCGGGCGGTGCGGGCCGTCGGCACGGCCTGCGCGCTGAACCCCGTGCCCGTGGTGCTGCCGTGCCACCGGGTGGTGCGCTCCGACGGCTCGCCCGGTCGCTACGCGGGCGGCGCCGAGGCGAAGCTGCTCCTGCTCGACCTGGAGCGGCGGGCGTAG
- a CDS encoding DUF2277 domain-containing protein has translation MCRNITTLRGLEPPATSDEIEAAAVQYVRKVTGVTRLSDATREPFEEAVRAVAAATAQVIAALPERRQPPTTVPPLRREDVQARIAARMAQREAHERAHEAGVAHVHDEHGDMVLDGTPDTARG, from the coding sequence ATGTGCCGGAACATCACCACGCTGCGCGGGCTCGAGCCGCCCGCGACGTCCGACGAGATCGAGGCCGCGGCGGTCCAGTACGTCCGCAAGGTCACCGGGGTCACGCGCCTGAGCGACGCGACCCGCGAGCCGTTCGAGGAGGCCGTGCGGGCGGTGGCCGCAGCGACCGCGCAGGTCATCGCCGCGCTGCCGGAGCGGCGGCAGCCGCCGACGACCGTGCCCCCGCTCCGGCGCGAGGACGTCCAGGCACGCATCGCCGCACGGATGGCGCAGCGCGAGGCCCACGAGCGGGCGCACGAGGCGGGCGTGGCGCACGTGCACGACGAGCACGGCGACATGGTGCTCGACGGCACCCCGGACACCGCCCGCGGCTGA
- the mqo gene encoding malate dehydrogenase (quinone), with product MPADRNTLPGSRHDDGPVDVVLIGGGIMSATLASLISTLEPTWRIEIHERRDGLAQESSNPWNNAGTGHAALCELNYTPQRPDGTIDIGKAVTINEQFELSRELWHFLAGRDRLPLGTGFVSTTPHMTFVRGAEGVDYLRRRFETLREHPLFSDLEFSTDPEQIGRWAPLLVADRDPSEPVAATRAAGGTDVDFGALTRSMVQDAVLRGADLHLESEVTRLRRRADGTWRLTVRDRRWNGHRRARTVDARFVFIGAGGGALGLLQKSGIPEAKGYGGFPISGQFLRTTNPAVVAQHQAKVYGRAEIGAPPMSVPHLDTRVVEGETALLFGPYAGWSMKFLKHGSWLDLVRSIRPGNLLPMVSVGLRNLDLLKYLIGEVTASSQDRMRTLRQFMPTAREGDWELITAGQRVQVIKKAPGGGALEFGTELVTSADGSIAGLLGASPGASTAVATMVDLLERCFPGRVEAWRPQLREMMPSLGGGTWDESFELEQLVDETSFSADHRA from the coding sequence GTGCCAGCAGACCGGAACACCCTCCCCGGCAGCCGTCACGACGACGGGCCCGTCGACGTCGTCCTGATCGGCGGCGGAATCATGAGCGCGACGCTCGCGAGCCTCATCAGCACGCTCGAGCCGACGTGGCGCATCGAGATCCACGAGCGGCGCGACGGCCTCGCGCAGGAGAGCTCGAACCCCTGGAACAACGCCGGCACCGGCCATGCCGCGCTCTGCGAGCTGAACTACACGCCGCAGCGCCCCGACGGCACGATCGACATCGGCAAGGCCGTCACGATCAACGAGCAGTTCGAGCTCTCGCGCGAGCTCTGGCACTTCCTCGCGGGCCGCGACCGCCTGCCGCTCGGCACCGGCTTCGTGTCCACCACGCCGCACATGACGTTCGTCCGCGGTGCGGAGGGCGTGGACTACCTCCGGCGCCGGTTCGAGACGCTGCGCGAGCACCCCCTGTTCTCGGACCTCGAGTTCAGCACCGACCCCGAGCAGATCGGCCGCTGGGCGCCCCTGCTCGTCGCGGACCGCGACCCGTCGGAGCCCGTCGCCGCGACCCGCGCCGCGGGCGGGACCGACGTCGACTTCGGCGCGCTCACCCGCTCGATGGTCCAGGACGCGGTGCTGCGCGGGGCCGACCTGCACCTCGAGTCCGAGGTGACGCGGCTGCGTCGTCGCGCGGACGGCACCTGGCGTCTGACGGTGCGCGACCGGCGGTGGAACGGCCACCGCCGCGCCCGGACCGTCGACGCGCGCTTCGTGTTCATCGGCGCCGGTGGCGGCGCCCTGGGCCTCCTGCAGAAGTCGGGGATCCCCGAGGCCAAGGGCTACGGCGGCTTCCCGATCAGCGGCCAGTTCCTGCGCACCACCAACCCCGCCGTCGTCGCGCAGCACCAGGCCAAGGTCTACGGCCGCGCCGAGATCGGCGCCCCGCCCATGTCCGTCCCCCACCTCGACACGCGCGTGGTCGAGGGTGAGACGGCCCTGCTCTTCGGTCCGTACGCCGGCTGGAGCATGAAGTTCCTCAAGCACGGCTCCTGGCTGGACCTGGTCCGCTCGATCCGCCCCGGCAACCTGCTCCCGATGGTCTCGGTCGGGCTGCGGAACCTCGACCTGCTGAAGTACCTCATCGGTGAGGTCACGGCCTCGTCGCAGGACCGCATGCGCACGCTGCGCCAGTTCATGCCGACGGCGCGCGAGGGCGACTGGGAGCTCATCACGGCGGGCCAGCGCGTCCAGGTCATCAAGAAGGCCCCCGGCGGCGGCGCACTCGAGTTCGGGACCGAGCTCGTCACCTCCGCCGACGGCAGCATCGCCGGCCTGCTCGGCGCCTCCCCCGGCGCCTCCACGGCCGTGGCGACGATGGTGGACCTGCTCGAGCGGTGCTTCCCGGGCCGCGTCGAGGCCTGGCGCCCCCAGCTGCGCGAGATGATGCCGAGCCTCGGCGGCGGCACCTGGGACGAGTCGTTCGAGCTCGAGCAGCTGGTGGACGAGACGTCGTTCTCGGCCGATCATCGAGCGTGA
- a CDS encoding App1 family protein: MSDAPGHQAGRSARPDPSTGGHEVLRAVRPGAARPGSANPAAHLHPAARLEDAFDRRVAAVMRRRGWTLRIEPYAGYGGPGWVRVFARTLLAAPEVGDEDLPGAGAAAQAGAPTATAVRGWRSFATAQVAGAELEIRVGGRTHHVRTDRGGYLDVRLESDLEPGWHDVGLRSTSGAEASAPVHVISPDVRWGLVSDVDDTVVVTRLPRMFVAAWNTLVRHENAREPVPGMAGLYARLLGGRTDIPVVYLSTGAWNAAPAVGRFLRRFGYPAGPMLLTDWGPTNTGWFRSGREHKLSQLRRLMDEFPQIRWVLVGDDGQHDPQIYASAAAHRPAHVRAVLIRQLTFAEHVLAHGLPAPAPETVRAEHRAVHDGIAVLQGADGYELLRAVQAAGIVLD, encoded by the coding sequence GTGAGCGACGCTCCTGGTCACCAGGCGGGCCGGTCCGCCCGGCCCGACCCGTCGACCGGGGGCCACGAGGTCCTGCGGGCGGTCCGGCCCGGGGCGGCGCGCCCCGGGTCGGCCAACCCCGCGGCCCACCTCCACCCCGCAGCGCGGCTGGAGGACGCGTTCGACCGACGCGTCGCCGCGGTCATGCGGCGCCGCGGCTGGACGCTGCGCATCGAGCCGTACGCCGGCTACGGCGGGCCCGGCTGGGTCCGGGTGTTCGCCCGCACGCTGCTCGCCGCGCCCGAGGTCGGGGACGAGGACCTGCCCGGCGCCGGCGCAGCGGCGCAGGCCGGAGCGCCCACGGCGACCGCGGTGCGGGGCTGGCGCTCGTTCGCGACCGCGCAGGTCGCCGGGGCCGAGCTCGAGATCCGCGTCGGCGGCCGGACGCACCACGTGCGGACCGACCGGGGCGGCTACCTCGACGTGCGGCTCGAGAGCGACCTCGAGCCGGGCTGGCACGACGTCGGCCTGAGGTCGACGAGCGGCGCCGAGGCGAGCGCGCCGGTGCACGTCATCTCCCCCGACGTGCGCTGGGGGCTGGTCAGCGACGTCGACGACACCGTCGTCGTCACGCGCCTGCCGCGCATGTTCGTCGCGGCCTGGAACACCCTCGTCCGGCACGAGAACGCGCGCGAGCCGGTGCCCGGCATGGCGGGCCTGTACGCCCGGCTGCTGGGCGGGCGCACCGACATCCCGGTCGTCTACCTGTCGACCGGCGCCTGGAACGCCGCGCCCGCGGTCGGCCGGTTCCTGCGCCGCTTCGGGTACCCCGCCGGGCCCATGCTGCTCACCGACTGGGGACCGACCAACACCGGGTGGTTCCGCAGCGGGCGCGAGCACAAGCTCTCCCAGCTGCGGCGGCTCATGGACGAGTTCCCGCAGATCCGCTGGGTCCTGGTGGGCGACGACGGCCAGCACGACCCGCAGATCTACGCGTCGGCGGCCGCCCACCGGCCGGCGCACGTGCGTGCGGTCCTGATCCGGCAGCTCACGTTCGCCGAGCACGTGCTGGCGCACGGCCTGCCCGCGCCCGCCCCGGAGACGGTGCGGGCCGAGCACCGCGCGGTGCACGACGGCATCGCCGTGCTCCAGGGCGCCGACGGCTACGAGCTGCTGCGCGCGGTGCAGGCAGCGGGCATCGTCCTCGACTGA
- a CDS encoding Dps family protein, which produces MARKDLPKYTVPSLTPEDGAKVAAILQTRLDALNDLALTLKHIHWNVVGPHFIAVHEMIDPQVDAVRLMVDAIAERIATLGVAPVGTPGALVKNRTWDDYEIGRAGAIEHLGALDQVYVGVITDHRQAAEDTEELDTVTNDLLVGHLHELELFHWFVRAHLESSGGALSTGSAHTETGAARAAGGAARKASAAE; this is translated from the coding sequence TTGGCGCGCAAGGACCTGCCGAAGTACACCGTCCCCTCCCTCACGCCCGAGGACGGCGCCAAGGTCGCCGCGATCCTCCAGACCCGCCTGGACGCGTTGAACGACCTGGCCCTCACGCTGAAGCACATCCACTGGAACGTGGTCGGCCCGCACTTCATCGCGGTGCACGAGATGATCGACCCCCAGGTGGACGCGGTCCGGCTCATGGTGGACGCGATCGCCGAGCGCATCGCGACCCTCGGCGTGGCCCCCGTCGGCACGCCCGGTGCGCTCGTGAAGAACCGCACGTGGGACGACTACGAGATCGGCCGCGCGGGGGCGATCGAGCACCTCGGCGCGCTCGACCAGGTCTACGTCGGCGTCATCACCGACCACCGCCAGGCGGCCGAGGACACCGAGGAGCTCGACACGGTCACCAACGACCTCCTGGTGGGCCACCTGCACGAGCTCGAGCTCTTCCACTGGTTCGTCCGCGCCCACCTCGAGTCGTCGGGTGGTGCGCTCAGCACGGGCAGCGCGCACACCGAGACCGGTGCGGCGCGTGCCGCCGGCGGTGCCGCACGCAAGGCGTCGGCGGCCGAGTGA
- the ligD gene encoding non-homologous end-joining DNA ligase, translating to MTPERQVLDVGGVPVRVSHLDKVLYPAAGTTKAELIDYVVRVAPALLNQLKDRPVTRIRFPDGVGGSPFFEKNVPRGAPDWLRHRRLPAAPGNDEGDEGTVLDLPFLDDLAGLVWATNAGALELHTPQWSVTSAGKVRGADRLVVDLDPGPGAGLDECAQVAHLVAERLAADGLERTVPVTSGSKGMQLYAPLPRRRPAADTRRYARDLAQALAAAHPKLVVAVMRKDLRGGKVLLDWSQNHPAKTTITPYSLRGREQPRVAAPRWWEEIGPGLEQLGPRDVVRRLDERGDPFAETAG from the coding sequence ATGACGCCCGAGCGCCAGGTCCTCGACGTCGGCGGCGTGCCCGTGCGCGTGTCCCACCTCGACAAGGTCCTCTACCCTGCCGCCGGGACCACGAAGGCCGAGCTCATCGACTACGTGGTGCGCGTCGCGCCCGCCCTCCTCAACCAGCTCAAGGACCGTCCGGTCACCCGGATCCGGTTCCCCGACGGCGTCGGCGGCTCGCCGTTCTTCGAGAAGAACGTCCCCCGCGGCGCACCCGACTGGCTGCGGCACCGTCGCCTGCCGGCGGCGCCGGGGAACGACGAGGGCGACGAGGGGACGGTGCTCGACCTGCCGTTCCTGGACGACCTCGCGGGTCTCGTCTGGGCCACCAACGCCGGGGCGCTCGAGCTGCACACCCCGCAGTGGAGCGTCACCTCCGCGGGCAAGGTGCGGGGCGCGGACCGCCTCGTCGTCGACCTGGACCCCGGGCCCGGCGCCGGGCTCGACGAGTGCGCGCAGGTGGCGCACCTGGTCGCCGAGCGGCTCGCCGCCGACGGGCTCGAGCGGACCGTCCCGGTGACCTCGGGCAGCAAGGGCATGCAGCTGTACGCGCCGCTGCCCCGGCGGCGGCCCGCGGCCGACACCCGGCGGTACGCCCGCGACCTCGCGCAGGCGCTCGCGGCCGCGCACCCGAAGCTCGTCGTCGCGGTCATGCGCAAGGACCTCCGCGGCGGGAAGGTCCTGCTCGACTGGTCCCAGAACCACCCGGCCAAGACGACGATCACGCCCTACTCGCTGCGCGGCCGCGAGCAGCCTCGCGTCGCGGCACCGCGGTGGTGGGAGGAGATCGGGCCGGGCCTCGAGCAGCTGGGGCCGCGCGACGTGGTGCGTCGGCTGGACGAGCGCGGCGACCCGTTCGCCGAGACGGCAGGATGA
- the ligD gene encoding non-homologous end-joining DNA ligase codes for MLATPAASGVPPTGARWAFEIKWDGVRVLADTTGGRLRLWSRAEREVTPAYPELAGLVAVPDAVLDGEVVAMSDGVPSFAAIAERMHVRDARRAAELARSRPVTYLVFDVLRLAGTDLTGRTYDERRAALEQVALPENVALSPVYDDGAQLWDVTRGHGLEGVVAKRRDSTYRTGARSGDWVKAAHRRTRTALVGGWRDETGGSGRVGSLLLGAPDRDGALRFLGRAGSGLAGPLARRVRELVVPRPTSPFGDDVPAVDARGAHWCEPTLVVDVRYLQRGSTGRLRQPVVRGVRDDTTPDPWETP; via the coding sequence ATGCTCGCCACCCCTGCAGCCTCCGGCGTCCCGCCGACGGGCGCCCGCTGGGCGTTCGAGATCAAGTGGGACGGCGTGCGCGTGCTCGCGGACACGACCGGCGGCCGGCTGCGGCTGTGGAGCCGCGCGGAGCGCGAGGTCACGCCCGCCTACCCCGAGCTCGCCGGTCTCGTCGCCGTCCCGGACGCGGTCCTGGACGGCGAGGTCGTGGCGATGTCCGACGGCGTGCCCTCCTTCGCCGCGATCGCCGAGCGCATGCACGTGCGCGACGCGCGGCGCGCCGCCGAGCTCGCCCGCTCGCGCCCGGTCACCTACCTGGTGTTCGACGTCCTGCGGCTCGCGGGCACCGACCTCACGGGCCGGACCTACGACGAGCGGCGGGCCGCGCTCGAGCAGGTCGCGCTGCCGGAGAACGTCGCGCTCTCGCCCGTGTACGACGACGGGGCGCAGCTGTGGGACGTGACGCGCGGCCACGGCCTCGAGGGCGTGGTGGCCAAGCGACGCGACTCCACCTACCGCACGGGCGCGCGCTCGGGCGACTGGGTCAAGGCCGCGCACCGGCGGACCCGGACCGCACTGGTCGGCGGGTGGCGCGACGAGACGGGCGGCTCCGGCCGCGTCGGCTCGCTGCTGCTCGGCGCACCCGACCGGGACGGCGCGCTGCGGTTCCTGGGTCGTGCGGGCAGCGGCCTCGCGGGGCCCCTCGCGCGACGCGTGCGCGAGCTCGTCGTACCGCGCCCGACCAGCCCGTTCGGCGACGACGTGCCGGCCGTGGACGCACGCGGCGCGCACTGGTGCGAGCCGACGCTCGTCGTCGACGTCCGCTACCTGCAGCGCGGCAGCACCGGCCGCCTGCGGCAGCCCGTCGTCCGCGGGGTGCGCGACGACACGACTCCCGACCCCTGGGAGACGCCATGA